The following coding sequences are from one Nonlabens arenilitoris window:
- a CDS encoding DUF2147 domain-containing protein codes for MRLFITIALIFLAFAKAYSQDITGVWKTVDEESGIVKSHVEIFEKDGKFYGKVLKVLDPAAPDTPLCVNCDGDLKNVPIEGLVIINDLEKRGKVYKNGTVLDPENGKSYECKIWLNEDNPDLLMVRGYILFLYRTQTWIRLK; via the coding sequence TGAGATTATTTATTACGATTGCATTAATATTTCTCGCTTTCGCGAAAGCGTATTCACAAGACATCACAGGTGTATGGAAAACCGTAGATGAAGAGTCTGGTATTGTTAAATCTCATGTCGAAATTTTTGAAAAAGATGGCAAATTCTATGGTAAGGTGCTTAAAGTTCTAGATCCAGCTGCGCCAGATACACCATTATGTGTTAATTGTGATGGTGATTTAAAAAATGTACCTATAGAAGGATTAGTAATCATTAACGATCTTGAAAAACGAGGGAAAGTTTACAAAAATGGAACTGTTTTAGATCCTGAAAACGGAAAGTCTTATGAATGTAAAATATGGCTTAATGAAGACAATCCAGATCTATTAATGGTAAGAGGCTATATTCTTTTCTTGTATCGCACGCAGACATGGATAAGACTCAAATAG
- the priA gene encoding replication restart helicase PriA, translated as MSHFIDVIIPLPLERLFAYRVTAAEADFLQPGMRVAVPFGKSKIYTGVVHNIHQSPPLNYEVKDIELIIDEQPSITIDQLKFWEWIASYYVCSVGQVMRAALPKSLMLESETIILKNPDTEFKDDLLNDKQFLIMEALLHRPALKIKEVMEILDRKSVLPILKKMLELELIILQEEVYSTYKPKTVKYIFLNARYKDEEHLKNLLDDMTRAPKQRDTVMSLFMLQTGNKLVTSKLLQDRAGVSRAVIKALIDKKIFIEEEQAVDRVRDEKEKGRELYELQPAQQDALNEIREQFDAGKTTLLHGVTSSGKTEIYVRLIQEQLELGHQVLYLLPEIALTTQLISRLKQYFKHQVLVYHSKYNLNERLEVWNHVIEHKEPYVIIGARSAILLPFQNVKLIIVDEEHETSFKQFDPDPRYHARDAAVVLGNIKKANVLLGSATPSLESYYNTTTGKYGLVELKERYGKVLMPDIQIIDIKDKHKRKKMKGHFSDSLIEQMQEAFKNNNQVILFQNRRGYAPILECNTCGNAPQCPNCDVSLTFHQFKKQLRCHYCGYHTIVPLECPSCSSTALDTKGFGTQQIEEEFKELFPDHKIARMDLDTTRGKNSIEKIIEQIDTGEVHCLVGTQMLTKGLDFRNVSLVGVLSADSMLNFPDFRAHERCFHLLTQVSGRAGRTVERGKVLIQSYNPDHQILQQVSTYDYSTMFKEQLEDRYQFKYPPYQRLIRLTFKNRDYNTTLQAGQWFVNALNQIEHGVEVLGPEFPAVARVRNLYQVHVMVKMGKQHHPNNIKNYIRKVKRSFESIKGFNSVRCNVDVDCY; from the coding sequence ATGTCCCATTTTATAGATGTTATAATTCCTTTACCGCTTGAAAGGCTTTTTGCTTATCGAGTTACCGCTGCCGAGGCTGATTTTTTACAGCCAGGTATGCGTGTTGCTGTACCATTTGGTAAGTCTAAGATTTACACAGGAGTAGTACATAACATACATCAATCACCACCACTCAATTATGAGGTAAAGGATATTGAATTAATTATTGATGAGCAACCTTCTATAACCATCGATCAGCTTAAATTCTGGGAATGGATAGCCTCATATTATGTATGTAGTGTAGGACAGGTGATGCGCGCTGCTTTACCTAAGTCATTAATGCTGGAAAGTGAAACGATCATTCTTAAAAATCCAGACACTGAATTTAAGGATGATCTTTTAAATGATAAGCAGTTCTTGATAATGGAAGCCTTACTTCATAGACCTGCATTAAAGATTAAAGAGGTTATGGAAATTCTAGATAGAAAATCTGTTTTGCCTATCCTCAAAAAAATGCTTGAGCTAGAGTTAATTATTTTACAAGAAGAGGTTTATTCTACATACAAACCTAAAACGGTAAAGTACATTTTTTTAAACGCTAGATATAAAGATGAAGAACATCTTAAAAATCTACTAGATGATATGACTAGAGCGCCTAAGCAGCGTGACACAGTCATGTCATTGTTTATGCTGCAAACAGGTAATAAATTAGTTACTTCAAAACTGTTGCAAGACAGAGCAGGAGTTTCTAGAGCAGTGATTAAGGCCTTAATTGATAAGAAAATTTTTATAGAGGAAGAGCAAGCGGTAGATCGAGTACGTGATGAAAAAGAAAAAGGTCGCGAACTATATGAACTACAACCAGCTCAACAAGATGCACTTAATGAGATCAGAGAGCAATTTGATGCTGGTAAAACAACTTTATTACATGGTGTAACCTCAAGTGGTAAGACAGAAATTTATGTAAGGCTTATACAAGAGCAACTAGAACTAGGGCATCAAGTTTTATACTTATTACCAGAGATAGCTTTAACTACTCAACTTATCTCTAGATTAAAACAGTATTTCAAGCATCAAGTTCTCGTTTATCATTCTAAGTATAATCTTAATGAAAGATTAGAAGTGTGGAATCACGTAATAGAACATAAAGAACCATATGTGATTATAGGTGCTCGTAGTGCTATATTACTACCTTTTCAAAATGTAAAACTCATTATTGTTGATGAAGAACATGAAACCAGCTTCAAACAATTTGATCCAGACCCTAGATATCATGCACGAGATGCAGCTGTTGTACTAGGAAATATTAAAAAAGCAAATGTACTTTTAGGATCTGCTACACCATCTCTAGAAAGTTATTACAATACAACTACAGGTAAATACGGATTAGTAGAATTAAAAGAACGCTATGGTAAAGTGTTGATGCCAGATATTCAAATTATTGATATCAAAGACAAACATAAGCGCAAGAAAATGAAAGGTCATTTTTCTGATAGCTTAATAGAGCAAATGCAAGAAGCATTTAAAAATAATAACCAAGTTATCTTATTTCAAAATAGAAGAGGATATGCACCAATCCTAGAATGTAACACATGTGGTAATGCACCTCAATGTCCTAATTGTGATGTGAGCCTTACTTTTCATCAATTTAAAAAGCAGTTGAGATGCCACTACTGTGGCTATCACACTATCGTACCACTAGAATGTCCATCTTGCTCAAGTACTGCGTTAGACACTAAAGGTTTTGGTACTCAACAAATTGAAGAAGAGTTTAAAGAACTATTCCCAGATCACAAGATTGCCCGTATGGATCTAGATACAACAAGAGGAAAGAATAGTATTGAAAAAATCATCGAGCAAATTGATACTGGAGAAGTTCATTGTCTTGTAGGTACACAAATGCTTACTAAAGGTTTAGATTTTAGAAATGTAAGTCTTGTAGGTGTTTTAAGTGCAGATTCTATGCTTAATTTTCCGGATTTTAGAGCTCATGAGAGATGTTTTCATTTATTAACACAAGTGTCTGGTCGTGCTGGACGTACTGTAGAGCGTGGTAAAGTATTGATACAAAGTTATAATCCAGATCACCAAATTCTACAGCAAGTTAGTACTTATGATTATAGCACGATGTTTAAAGAACAATTAGAAGATCGATATCAATTTAAATATCCTCCATACCAGCGATTGATAAGATTAACTTTTAAGAATCGCGATTACAATACAACGTTACAAGCAGGACAGTGGTTTGTAAACGCATTAAATCAAATAGAGCATGGAGTAGAAGTACTAGGACCTGAATTTCCCGCAGTAGCACGTGTCCGTAATTTATATCAAGTCCATGTTATGGTAAAAATGGGTAAACAGCACCATCCTAACAACATTAAGAACTATATACGTAAGGTTAAGCGCAGTTTTGAGTCGATTAAAGGATTTAATTCTGTAAGATGTAATGTAGATGTAGACTGTTATTAA
- a CDS encoding DUF808 domain-containing protein: MASGFFALLDDIAVLMDDVAAMSKIATKKTAGILGDDLAVNAEKASGFVSSREIPVLWAITKGSFINKLIILPLAFLLSAFLPIAVTIILILGAIYLAYEGAEKIYEYVFPHDHPKAALTSKEYTEEEILAFEKDKIKSAIFTDFILSVEIVIIALGTVLEENITTQILVVSFVAIIATIGVYGIVALIVRMDDLGYRLIKASNNEKSFTKTIGQLLVKALPLIIKGLAIVGTIALLLVAGGIFLHNIEYLHDLLHGLPSIVAEFLVGLAVGIITLVVIKAIKKVFFNRKTNK; this comes from the coding sequence ATGGCTTCAGGATTTTTTGCTTTACTAGATGATATTGCAGTGTTAATGGATGATGTAGCTGCAATGAGTAAGATTGCGACTAAAAAAACCGCTGGAATTCTAGGAGATGATCTAGCCGTAAATGCAGAAAAAGCATCAGGTTTTGTATCATCTAGAGAAATTCCCGTGTTGTGGGCTATCACCAAAGGTTCTTTTATTAATAAACTGATTATTTTACCACTCGCCTTTTTATTAAGTGCATTTTTACCTATTGCAGTCACTATTATATTAATACTAGGAGCTATCTATCTCGCCTATGAAGGAGCAGAAAAGATATATGAATATGTCTTCCCACATGACCATCCCAAAGCTGCTTTAACTTCTAAAGAATATACTGAAGAAGAAATTCTTGCATTTGAAAAAGATAAGATCAAATCTGCAATTTTTACAGACTTTATATTATCTGTGGAGATTGTAATTATTGCCTTAGGTACCGTATTAGAAGAAAATATAACTACACAAATTTTAGTAGTTTCTTTTGTAGCCATTATAGCCACAATAGGTGTTTATGGTATTGTAGCCTTAATTGTAAGAATGGATGATTTGGGTTATCGATTAATTAAAGCCAGCAATAATGAAAAAAGTTTTACTAAAACGATAGGTCAACTATTAGTAAAAGCATTACCATTAATTATTAAAGGACTGGCAATCGTAGGTACCATAGCTCTTTTATTAGTTGCCGGTGGAATTTTTCTTCACAATATAGAGTACTTGCATGATTTGCTACATGGCTTGCCGTCAATTGTAGCAGAGTTTTTAGTAGGTCTTGCGGTAGGTATCATCACCTTAGTAGTCATAAAAGCGATTAAAAAAGTGTTTTTCAATAGAAAAACTAATAAATAG
- a CDS encoding cryptochrome/deoxyribodipyrimidine photo-lyase family protein encodes MKQSINIVWFKRDLRILDHEPLQRATQSGLPILLLYIFEPMLLQDAHYSKRHFDFIKQSLENINEKLEVLNTQILCIESNALSAFQLIQQDYHIKNVFSYQETGLLKTYKRDINISNYFKKTHINWEESISNGVIRGLKNRSKWKEHWIEFINKDLQHPDFDKAFFLDPLKLIELEKKFNITDLKTDKKSGFQPGGTSTALKYFNSFLNHRITGYNLHYSKPLTSRLHSSRLSPYIAWGNVSVRMIAQKASAAKHYIKDKRTLNSFLSRLRWQAHFIEKFEMEHEMELLSVHKAYHHINKPVNSSFQKAWRTGKTGYPLVDAAMRCLNTTGFINFRLRAMLTGFFTHHLWQPWQDASTHLASKFLDFEPGIHYPQLQMQAGETGINIVRVYNPVKNSLEHDPDGIFIKKWVPEIAHLPLRFVHEPWKMTAMDEQFFNFKLGRDYPVRLVDNTLSRKRAQDILYAIQKDIKNSKESQRIISKHTNPNREIWPGGDELRASNS; translated from the coding sequence TTGAAACAATCCATTAATATAGTCTGGTTTAAAAGAGATTTAAGAATCTTAGATCATGAACCTTTACAAAGGGCTACACAGTCTGGTTTACCCATACTTCTACTCTACATCTTTGAGCCCATGCTCTTACAGGATGCTCATTATAGTAAAAGACATTTTGATTTTATAAAGCAATCATTAGAGAACATAAATGAAAAGCTTGAAGTTCTTAATACCCAGATTTTATGTATTGAATCTAATGCGTTGTCTGCGTTTCAATTAATACAACAGGATTACCATATCAAAAATGTATTTTCTTATCAAGAAACAGGACTTTTAAAAACCTATAAAAGAGATATAAATATTAGCAACTATTTTAAGAAGACACATATTAATTGGGAAGAAAGCATTTCTAACGGTGTGATACGTGGATTGAAAAATAGATCAAAATGGAAAGAGCACTGGATTGAATTTATAAATAAAGATTTGCAGCATCCAGACTTTGATAAGGCTTTCTTTCTTGATCCCTTGAAATTAATAGAGCTAGAAAAAAAATTCAATATTACTGACTTAAAAACAGATAAAAAATCTGGTTTTCAACCAGGTGGTACCAGTACTGCATTAAAATACTTTAATAGTTTTCTTAACCATCGCATAACTGGATACAATCTTCATTATTCAAAACCACTTACAAGTAGATTGCACAGTAGTAGATTATCGCCATACATCGCATGGGGAAATGTAAGTGTGCGCATGATTGCTCAAAAAGCAAGTGCTGCAAAACATTATATAAAAGATAAAAGAACACTCAACTCTTTTCTATCACGATTGAGGTGGCAAGCCCATTTTATTGAAAAATTTGAAATGGAGCATGAAATGGAATTGCTTAGCGTTCATAAAGCATATCATCATATTAATAAACCAGTAAATTCTAGTTTTCAGAAAGCATGGCGCACTGGTAAAACTGGTTATCCTCTTGTAGATGCCGCTATGCGTTGTTTAAATACCACAGGATTTATTAACTTTAGATTGCGAGCCATGCTTACCGGTTTTTTCACTCATCATTTATGGCAGCCATGGCAGGACGCAAGCACGCATCTTGCCTCAAAGTTTTTAGATTTTGAACCAGGTATACATTATCCTCAGTTACAAATGCAAGCTGGCGAGACAGGAATAAATATAGTAAGAGTCTATAATCCCGTTAAAAATAGTTTAGAACACGATCCAGATGGTATTTTTATAAAAAAATGGGTTCCAGAAATTGCACATTTACCTTTACGTTTTGTTCACGAGCCATGGAAAATGACTGCAATGGATGAGCAGTTCTTTAATTTTAAATTAGGTAGGGATTATCCTGTAAGATTAGTGGATAATACGCTTTCGCGAAAGCGTGCTCAAGACATCCTCTATGCAATTCAAAAAGACATCAAAAATAGCAAAGAATCGCAACGTATTATATCAAAACATACAAATCCTAATCGTGAAATATGGCCTGGTGGTGATGAGTTAAGGGCATCTAATTCTTAA
- a CDS encoding cryptochrome/photolyase family protein, which yields MSEKVNIFWFRRDLRLDDNVGFLEALKSDLPVLPIFIFDKEILDHLPEDDARVTFIFEELQRMRDDLQENHGSSLAMFYGKPVDVWKDITNSYEVNSVFTNRDYEPYALDRDLQLTAYFNQHGIEFNTFKDQVIYEKDDIVKDDGDPYVVYTPYKNKWLENFRKDFGKADNLTIYYTSDYLDNCIKNSRLPNVSLSEMGFKKSDIEIPDYNVKPTLIEDYEKTRNFPAIEEGTSRLGLYLRFGVVSIRKMMKKADLASEKTFMSELIWREFFMTILYHFPHTVDNAFRSKYDRIEWRNNEEEFEKWKNGQTGYAIVDAGMRQLNTTGYMHNRVRMLVASFLCKHLLIDWRWGERYFAEKLLDFDLSANVGNWQWAAGSGVDAAPYFRIFNPITQKDKFDKNYNYIKQWVPEFETDDYVEKMVDHKEARERCLKTYKEAVA from the coding sequence ATGAGTGAAAAAGTAAATATATTCTGGTTTCGTAGGGATCTAAGATTAGATGATAATGTAGGCTTTCTAGAAGCTCTTAAAAGTGATCTTCCTGTTCTTCCTATTTTTATCTTTGATAAAGAAATTTTAGATCACTTACCAGAAGACGATGCTCGTGTCACGTTTATTTTTGAAGAGTTGCAACGCATGCGAGACGATCTACAAGAAAATCACGGTAGCTCACTAGCTATGTTTTATGGTAAACCAGTAGATGTGTGGAAAGATATTACTAATAGTTATGAAGTCAATTCTGTATTTACAAATCGCGATTATGAACCTTATGCGCTTGACAGAGATCTTCAACTTACGGCATATTTTAATCAACATGGTATAGAATTTAATACTTTTAAAGATCAAGTCATTTATGAAAAGGATGATATCGTTAAAGATGATGGAGATCCTTATGTGGTATATACACCTTATAAAAATAAATGGCTCGAAAATTTCCGTAAAGATTTTGGTAAGGCAGACAATCTAACAATTTATTATACAAGTGATTATTTAGATAACTGTATCAAAAACTCAAGATTACCTAATGTAAGTCTTTCTGAAATGGGTTTTAAAAAATCAGATATCGAAATCCCTGATTATAATGTAAAACCAACACTTATAGAAGATTATGAGAAGACTAGAAATTTTCCAGCAATAGAAGAAGGTACATCACGATTAGGCTTATATCTAAGGTTTGGAGTTGTGAGCATCCGTAAGATGATGAAAAAGGCAGATCTGGCAAGTGAGAAAACGTTTATGAGCGAGCTTATCTGGCGAGAGTTTTTTATGACTATTCTTTATCATTTTCCACATACGGTAGATAATGCTTTTAGATCAAAATATGATCGTATAGAGTGGAGAAATAACGAAGAAGAATTTGAGAAATGGAAAAATGGGCAAACTGGGTATGCCATCGTAGATGCTGGTATGCGACAATTAAATACTACAGGCTATATGCATAATAGGGTGCGCATGCTAGTGGCTAGTTTTTTATGCAAACACTTATTAATAGACTGGCGATGGGGCGAACGTTATTTTGCAGAGAAACTGCTCGATTTTGATCTATCTGCAAATGTAGGTAACTGGCAATGGGCTGCTGGTAGTGGTGTGGACGCAGCACCATATTTTAGAATTTTTAATCCTATTACACAAAAGGATAAGTTTGATAAGAATTATAATTACATCAAACAATGGGTTCCTGAATTTGAAACTGATGACTATGTTGAAAAAATGGTAGACCATAAAGAAGCAAGAGAACGCTGTCTAAAAACTTATAAAGAAGCCGTCGCATAA
- a CDS encoding SDR family NAD(P)-dependent oxidoreductase: MSKNILLIGGSHGIGNAIVQHMYQNNNIYVASRENENLPDGVTHINFDALTDELDTTALPESLDGFVYCPGSINLKPFKMLKQKHFEDDMNINFFSMLKVTRTVLPLLTKEGTSSMVYFSTVAVGTGMPFHTSVAAAKGAIEGFAKALAAEYAPTVRVNVIAPSLVDTPLAGRLLNNDAKKEKMGEMHPLKRVGTPDDIASVAAFLLEQNTGWITGQVIGVDGGKGTLNLG, from the coding sequence ATGTCTAAAAATATACTACTTATAGGTGGAAGCCATGGAATAGGAAATGCTATCGTACAACACATGTATCAGAATAACAACATCTATGTTGCCTCTAGAGAAAATGAAAATCTACCAGATGGTGTTACACACATCAATTTTGATGCATTAACTGATGAGCTAGACACCACTGCTTTACCTGAATCGCTAGATGGTTTTGTTTACTGTCCTGGCAGTATAAATCTTAAACCATTTAAAATGCTAAAACAAAAGCATTTTGAAGATGATATGAATATCAATTTCTTCTCAATGCTTAAAGTAACACGAACTGTTTTACCGTTATTAACTAAAGAAGGCACAAGTAGCATGGTTTATTTTTCTACAGTTGCTGTAGGAACTGGTATGCCATTTCATACTAGTGTGGCTGCGGCCAAAGGTGCTATTGAAGGCTTTGCTAAAGCTCTTGCTGCTGAGTATGCACCAACCGTACGTGTTAATGTAATTGCGCCGTCTTTAGTGGACACACCTCTTGCTGGCCGATTATTAAATAATGATGCCAAAAAAGAGAAAATGGGTGAAATGCATCCTCTAAAACGCGTAGGTACACCAGATGATATCGCCAGTGTTGCTGCCTTTTTACTAGAGCAAAATACTGGGTGGATTACTGGTCAGGTCATAGGTGTTGATGGTGGGAAAGGAACTTTAAATCTAGGATAA
- a CDS encoding SRPBCC family protein gives MKLYQFSSQQKLPISIDEAWKFLTDANNLKLLTPPELEMKVQYGTERGMYPGQLIEYSVKPLPYYRTNWVTHITQVKEREFFVDEQMYGPYATWHHKHFISEIPGGTLMEDLIHYRLPLGFLGKLGAPFVKKQLAEIFRFRESALIKHFGEYVENAPIQKDLQATQKHEILN, from the coding sequence GTGAAACTATATCAATTTTCGTCACAGCAAAAGTTACCCATCTCAATCGACGAGGCATGGAAATTCCTGACTGATGCTAATAATCTTAAGTTATTAACACCACCAGAACTGGAAATGAAAGTCCAGTATGGTACAGAAAGAGGAATGTATCCAGGTCAATTAATAGAATATTCAGTAAAGCCACTGCCATATTATAGAACTAATTGGGTGACGCATATTACTCAAGTAAAAGAAAGAGAATTCTTTGTAGATGAGCAAATGTATGGACCATATGCAACGTGGCATCATAAGCATTTTATAAGTGAAATCCCTGGTGGTACTTTAATGGAAGATTTAATACATTATCGACTACCACTAGGTTTTCTAGGCAAACTAGGCGCACCATTTGTTAAGAAGCAGTTAGCCGAGATATTTCGCTTTCGCGAAAGCGCACTTATCAAACATTTTGGAGAATATGTAGAAAACGCTCCAATTCAAAAAGACTTACAAGCAACACAAAAACACGAAATACTCAATTAA
- a CDS encoding outer membrane beta-barrel protein, with amino-acid sequence MKKIALLLLLMSTIGFSQDDLKQVKPETAVHLREIPRHNLSVAFGVAQPSGDFSDIARSGLNVGLEYTYYTNKYLGLSAGLRHQYNEFGYLDTDTNPENNISSNNYTTTSISIGPSFSYTRNRFQLDVMLKGGMAFYNNPENSVSNNELQDVPTRVLYQSDTANSKSASAYIEGGLRFNYYFRRSVQLFFSPQYNTTLGNPIGYNFLDENSTSFIPEEVRTVNASNFTLNFGIKIALSPEYTSGEYRYDGDE; translated from the coding sequence ATGAAAAAAATCGCTCTACTCCTACTTTTAATGAGTACAATTGGGTTCTCACAAGATGATCTCAAACAGGTTAAACCAGAAACAGCTGTGCATTTGAGAGAAATTCCAAGACATAATTTATCGGTCGCCTTTGGTGTGGCACAACCATCTGGAGATTTTAGTGACATCGCAAGATCAGGTCTTAATGTAGGTCTTGAGTATACTTACTACACTAATAAATATTTAGGACTTAGTGCTGGTTTAAGACATCAATACAACGAGTTTGGATATCTGGATACAGATACTAATCCAGAAAACAACATAAGTTCAAATAATTATACCACTACCAGCATTTCTATAGGACCAAGTTTTAGTTATACTAGAAATAGATTTCAACTAGATGTGATGTTAAAAGGTGGAATGGCCTTTTATAATAATCCAGAAAATAGTGTCTCTAATAATGAATTACAGGATGTGCCTACTAGAGTACTATATCAATCTGATACCGCAAACTCAAAATCTGCAAGTGCTTATATAGAAGGTGGATTAAGATTTAATTACTACTTCCGCAGGTCTGTACAGTTATTTTTCTCGCCACAATATAATACCACATTGGGCAATCCTATAGGTTATAACTTTCTGGATGAAAACAGTACGTCCTTTATACCAGAAGAAGTACGCACGGTTAATGCTTCTAACTTTACTCTAAATTTTGGAATTAAAATAGCACTATCTCCAGAATATACAAGTGGTGAGTACCGCTATGATGGTGATGAATAG
- a CDS encoding CsbD family protein → MSDKELEGKWDQTKGKAKEEFGKLTDNKSTEAEGKSDQLKGKIKEGLGEAKRKIKNTFDDK, encoded by the coding sequence ATGAGCGACAAAGAATTAGAAGGAAAATGGGATCAGACGAAAGGAAAAGCCAAAGAAGAATTTGGAAAATTGACTGATAATAAATCAACTGAAGCAGAAGGTAAATCTGACCAGTTAAAAGGTAAAATTAAAGAAGGTCTAGGTGAGGCTAAAAGAAAAATTAAAAATACCTTTGACGATAAATAA
- a CDS encoding 4a-hydroxytetrahydrobiopterin dehydratase encodes MEKLTEDQIYKHLENVEGWDYYDDAIHTTFEFDNFMDAFSVMTRIALIAEKMEHHPDWHNVYNTLEISLSTHDVNGLTENDFKLAAAIEHIVGDE; translated from the coding sequence ATGGAAAAATTAACTGAAGACCAGATATACAAGCATTTAGAAAATGTTGAAGGTTGGGATTACTATGATGATGCAATTCACACCACTTTTGAATTTGATAATTTTATGGATGCTTTTTCTGTAATGACACGTATAGCGTTAATAGCTGAAAAGATGGAACATCATCCAGACTGGCATAATGTTTACAACACATTAGAGATTTCTTTAAGTACTCATGATGTGAATGGTCTAACAGAAAATGACTTTAAACTTGCTGCTGCGATTGAGCATATTGTAGGAGATGAGTAA
- a CDS encoding YebC/PmpR family DNA-binding transcriptional regulator — protein MGRAFEFRKARKMKRWSAMSKAFTRIGKDIVIAVKEGGPDPESNAKLRAVIQNAKAVNMPKANVERAIKKATDKDTANYETVLFEGYAPHGIAVLVETSTDNNNRTVANVRSYFTKCDGNLSTSGSVEFMFDHKCHFRIPAGDLDLEELELELIDFGAEELFLDEKDEEDDNSVDGIMIYAEFQNYGALQKGIEELGHEILSSGFEYIPTMQKEVTAEQREDVEKLLEKLDEDDDVNNVYTTMQDEE, from the coding sequence ATGGGAAGAGCATTTGAATTCCGCAAGGCGCGCAAGATGAAGAGATGGAGCGCTATGTCTAAAGCATTTACTAGAATAGGTAAGGATATAGTTATAGCTGTAAAAGAAGGCGGACCAGATCCAGAATCTAATGCAAAATTACGTGCGGTAATCCAAAATGCAAAGGCAGTAAATATGCCTAAGGCAAATGTAGAACGTGCTATAAAAAAAGCAACAGATAAGGATACAGCAAATTATGAGACCGTTCTTTTTGAAGGATATGCACCACACGGTATTGCGGTACTGGTAGAGACGTCTACAGATAATAATAATAGAACAGTTGCAAATGTGCGTAGCTATTTTACAAAATGTGATGGAAATTTAAGTACATCAGGATCTGTTGAATTTATGTTTGATCATAAATGTCATTTTAGGATTCCTGCAGGCGATTTAGACCTAGAAGAATTGGAATTAGAGTTAATCGATTTTGGTGCTGAGGAACTTTTCCTAGATGAGAAAGATGAAGAAGATGATAATTCTGTAGACGGAATTATGATTTATGCAGAGTTCCAAAATTATGGTGCACTACAAAAAGGTATTGAAGAATTAGGTCACGAGATACTTAGTTCTGGATTTGAGTACATACCTACCATGCAAAAAGAGGTAACAGCAGAGCAGCGTGAGGACGTCGAAAAACTTCTTGAAAAACTAGATGAAGACGATGACGTAAACAATGTGTATACAACCATGCAGGATGAGGAGTAG
- a CDS encoding LysM peptidoglycan-binding domain-containing protein — protein MVKAKYQSVLDLGEKLAIKDGDVQVNGERLEIRGTAATPYDKDQLWDEIKKVGGENPSDLMADIKVEDDSIYARHTVQSGESLSLIAKRYFKDPMKYKQIFAANTGVLSNPDVIHPGQELVIPNL, from the coding sequence ATGGTAAAAGCAAAATATCAAAGCGTTCTTGACTTAGGAGAGAAACTAGCAATTAAAGATGGTGATGTTCAAGTAAATGGAGAACGTCTTGAAATAAGAGGTACAGCAGCAACACCTTATGATAAAGATCAGTTATGGGATGAGATTAAAAAGGTAGGTGGTGAAAACCCTAGTGATTTAATGGCAGATATTAAAGTTGAGGACGATTCAATTTATGCACGTCACACTGTACAAAGTGGTGAATCTTTAAGTCTAATAGCAAAGCGTTATTTCAAAGATCCTATGAAATATAAGCAAATTTTTGCTGCAAACACAGGAGTACTTTCTAATCCAGATGTGATACATCCAGGTCAGGAATTAGTAATTCCTAATTTGTAA